The genomic region CCTGGGATCAGCCGCTGATCAAAGCAGCGCAGGAAGGGATCATTGCATTTATTGTAAAAAAAATCAACGGCATTTACCATTTCCTGGTGCAGGCCAAGCTCGAAGCGGGCAATTTCGACATCATCGAACTGGCGCCCACCGTGCAATGTTTAACCGGGAATTACCGCAAAGGTCAGAACGAATACGACGTCATGTTCCTCGATGAGGCGCTCAATGCCAAACCGGAGCAAATCTGGTTTTCAAGTTATCAAAGTGAGGAGGGCGGACGATTTTTCAAAGAACAGAACAAAAATATGATCATCGAAGCCGGTGATAATTTCCCGGTAGAAGTACCTGAAAATTACATCTGGATGACGCTCAACCAGTTGAAGGTATTCATTAAATACAACAATTACTTGAACATAGCAGCAAGGAGTTTGATCGCAGCGGTGAAATTTATCTAAACGACTAGGAGTTGCCGAATTAAATAATTAAGCATGAAGAAATTGAACATAGCAATCATGGGATGCGCGGGAATTGCGCAGCGCTCAATGATCCCGGCTATCAAAGCAGTTCCGGAGTGGAATTTGGTTGCGGTGGCCAGCCGTTCAAAGGCGAAGGCTGAGAGATTTGCCGGTCAGTTTGACTGTGAAGCGGTGGTTGGTTATGAAAATCTCCTTAACCGCAGCGACATTGACGCCATTTACATGCCGCTGCCCACCGGCCTGCATCATGAGTGGATCACAAAATGCCTGAAGGCGGAAAAACATGTTTTAGCAGAAAAATCCATTGCTTACGATTATGCTTCGGCAGTGGAAATGGTGAACACCGCCAAAGCAAATTCGCTGGTACTGATGGAGGATTTCATGTTTCAATACCACAGCCAGCATCAGTTTGTGTTTGATTTATTGCGAAAAGGGGAGATGGGTGAAATTCGCGTTTTCAGGGCAAATTTTGCTTTTCCCCCGATGCCCAAAACCAACTTCAGGTATGACGATCATATCGGAGGCGGCGCACTGCTCGATGCTGCGGGCTACACGGTGCGGGCAGTACATTTTATGATGGGCGATAAGTTCGTGGTAAAGGCGGCCAATCTTTACATCGACCCCGAAACCGGAACCAATATTTATGGCGGCGCTTTCCTGGATAATGGCAAAGGAGTGAGCGCCCAGATTGCTTTTGGGATGGATCACTATTACCAATGCAACTACGAAATCTGGGGGAGCAAAGGAAAAATTACCGCCGACCGCGCTTTTACCCCAAAACCCGACTTCAGCCCTATGATCATTTTCGAAAAACAGGGAGAACGCAAAGAACACCAGATGCCGCCCGACAATCATTTTATCGGCTCCATCAAAGAGTTTTACCGGGCCATTGCAACCGGCGATGTTGAAAAACATCACCACGACGTGCTGCTGCAAAGCAAAACGCTCGATGATATCAGAAGACTATCGGGGAATCAGAACGAAAAAATTAGTTTGGAATAACCATCGTTCCGAGCGCAGCGAGGAATCCGTTATTTGTCCGTTGACTACTTTTTTTAAATTCAAATAAACGTAACAATGTTTAAACAGGAATACGAAACCCTAATTTTTCAATTCAGAGGTTTGTCTACAGGATATATGTCTGAACTTACTAAGAATGAGAAAGATGAACTTGTCGCAAATTGTGACCGGTTGGCTGCGCTATTATAAAAGGTTTAAGGTGTCAACCTAACTACTTTCCCCAACTCACTGATTTAATTGAAGTTGATCAAGTATTCTCTGTGAAACTCTGTGCCTTCTTCGTGTTACTCTGTGCTAAAGCTCTAAATATTGTTGCACAACGGTTTACAAAGCAAACACAAAGTTTTACAAAGTTTGGTCACTATCATCATAAACATATTCCTACTTTCCATTGTCAGTAAAATAAAAGTAAATTTGCATTGAATTTTAGTTTTTAAGTGATGATAAACCAGCAGAAAATTGATGAAGTAGTTTCGAGGATTACAAAAAGGTTTGATCCTGAGAAAATAATTTTATTCGGTTCCCTTGCCAGTCAAAATCAGACTTCGGACAGTGACCTGGATTTACTGATCGTTAAAGAAACAAAACTTCCTGTTCATCAGCGAAGTAACGAAATTCGCTCTCACTTGTTAGGATTAAAGATACCGATGGATATTCTCGTTTACACCAGCGATGAGTTTGATAAAGAAAAAAACGTCAGGTTTTCTTTCCTAAATGGAGCACTAAAAAACTCAATAGTACTTTATGAGCGAACAAACTGATCTGATTAATGCCTGGGTTAAAATCATCAACAAACCCTGAATTTAATTTTCAAGATGCAATCCAATCCACACATTTCTATTGTCAGTCCGGTTTACGGCGCCTCAGGATTGCTTGAGGAGCTGGTCAGGCGGATCAAGGAGTCGGTTAGTAAAATAACTGAGAATTACGAAATCATTCTTGTTGAAGACCACGGCCCGGACGATTCGTGGCAAAAGATCAAAGCGATTTGTGAAAAAGACAAACGGGTAACCGGCATCCGCCACAGCCGCAATTTCGGTCAGCAGTATGCCCTCAACTGCGGTCTGGATCATGCCCGCGGAGAATGGGTGGTCACGCTCGACTGCGATTTACAAGACCGTCCGGAAGAGATCATCAACCTTTACAACAAAGCGCAGGAAGGATACGACATCGTGCTG from Bacteroidales bacterium harbors:
- a CDS encoding nucleotidyltransferase domain-containing protein, whose product is MINQQKIDEVVSRITKRFDPEKIILFGSLASQNQTSDSDLDLLIVKETKLPVHQRSNEIRSHLLGLKIPMDILVYTSDEFDKEKNVRFSFLNGALKNSIVLYERTN
- a CDS encoding Gfo/Idh/MocA family oxidoreductase translates to MKKLNIAIMGCAGIAQRSMIPAIKAVPEWNLVAVASRSKAKAERFAGQFDCEAVVGYENLLNRSDIDAIYMPLPTGLHHEWITKCLKAEKHVLAEKSIAYDYASAVEMVNTAKANSLVLMEDFMFQYHSQHQFVFDLLRKGEMGEIRVFRANFAFPPMPKTNFRYDDHIGGGALLDAAGYTVRAVHFMMGDKFVVKAANLYIDPETGTNIYGGAFLDNGKGVSAQIAFGMDHYYQCNYEIWGSKGKITADRAFTPKPDFSPMIIFEKQGERKEHQMPPDNHFIGSIKEFYRAIATGDVEKHHHDVLLQSKTLDDIRRLSGNQNEKISLE